DNA sequence from the Methanolobus sp. ZRKC5 genome:
AATTGCCATGGCGCTTGTTGCCACCCTTGCAGAAACAGGCTTTGAAAAAATAGATGATAATCTTGCAATCCCCGTATTTTCAGGTTTTGTTGCCGAATTACTTTTGATAATCTCAACTTATGTCCACCTGTAGAAGAAAAGGCAGGTAGCTGTTTCAGAGTTGTTTCCTGACACTTCTCACATAATCCAGAGCTGGATCTTTAATTCGAATCTCATTATTCTTCAATCCCAGAGTATCATTGAACAGCTTTTCGCTGAAATCCAGCAACTCCTCATATTCTTCAAGTACTGTCACTTCATCTGAAAAAATACAAGCTCTTGACCTATCAAGAACTTGCATTAGTTCCCTTGTCCAAAGTCCTGCAAGTATCTTTGGATATTGAACTTCGAATACTTCCCCTTCATTTCCTTTCAGAATCAACTGTTCATAGAGTTTAGTTGTAACCTTTTCAAAATCGTCTGCTATTTTTTTGATGATAATATGATTGCCACTGAATGAATACAACTTTGTCATTTTCGGCCACTCTTCAACCTGATCGACCTTGTACCGGGTAATCTTAATGAAGACATCGTTTATCGCGTCTATAACCGAAGAATCACTTAGAAGTATCTCATCATAGTACTCCAGAAGTTCCTGCATATAACCCAGGGTAATCGCTTCAAGAACCTCATCCTTCGATCTGAAGTGATGGTAAAAGCCACCTTTAGAACTATCTGCCTTTTTAATTATGTCCGCAACAGTAGTCTTATCATACCCTTTCTCGGAAAACAATTCATGTGCCGAGTTGATGATCCTGTCTTTCAATTCCATATTCTGTTCTTTTTCAGGGGTAAAGAGATTATTAATCTAGCGATATGCAGCCCTATTGAAACGTCTGATCAGCACCATAATCAAAGCAAACTCTAAGATGACACCGATCAATAATACGATCCACCATAGACCATTGCCCGCGTATGCCATCCAGTAGGCTTTGCTGACCCAGTAAGGAGGAAACAAAACCAAAGACAGCACCCACAAGCAGTGTTCCATCAAAAAGTGCAAAGAAAGCCACAAGCATTGGATATAGAACAGTGAGGCTTGCAGCAATGCCTTTCATCGGAAGCAAACCGGTTTCAGCCAGATAGATGTTCATCCACGGAAGACCAAAATGCAGCACAGATGCAATTATCGCAGCGAAAAGGAACATAAACAGCAGAAAACGGTCCCTACCAATGAGCTTCACATCATTACGTCCAAGTCTGTGTACTAATTTTGTGATCTGCATGTTTAGTTCACCTTCAAAATGATGTGTGTTTTAAAGGCACGGGAAGCCCAGACCGAGAGAACAGCAATTTGTATGCCTGTGTAAACTGTGGCATAGGTCCACTGCCATGATGTCAGCTGAACGTATGCACCCAGCATCAGCATCGCCGGTGCACTTGTTGGAATTATGAGGAATAAAGGATGGACGATCCAGCCCAGAAAATACAGGAACGGGAGTTGAAGCAGTACTGCGACTACGGACATGGGAATGAGAAAATCGGTGATCCTGTCAAAACGTACTATGAGAATTATACCGATGAGCGTATAGATTACCCCGATAGCAATAATACCAATCAAAAGAAGGGGAATATTAGGGAAACTAACACTGTCCTGGAAACTCATTATAAGCATCGTACCACCTATCATCACGAAAGATTCTAATGTTGCCAGTGCGGTAAGGGTAATCACCTTGGACAGGAGATATTCCGATGTTCTAAGAGGTGAAACGATTATCGCGTTCAGTGTGCCTTCATCCTTTTCAAAGATTATCATGCCTGCAACATAAAGCAATGTGGAACCGCCTGCAACCATGAGCATCAAAGCTGGAACGATGGATTGTAACTGGTCTGGACCTGCCACCTGAGATATCGCCACCGCAACGAGTATCCCTGCGATTATTCCGATGGTGTAGAGGTTGTTGCGTAGCTGCACGGTCACATCGGTCCTGACAGCTGAAAACAGACGGTTCATGTGTGCAGCTCCTTGCCGGTGACCTCGATGAAGATATTCTCCAGAGTGGTCTCCTGTGTATGAATACTCTCGACATGGCCAGCAGATTTTAGCAAGTTTGCGAACTCATTGTTATCACCAAGGCCGTCAAGTGGAAATTCCTTGCACTGGATTTTTTGTGTAGCCAGACCGTCGAAATATTCTACCCGAACATTGCGTTTGCCATACTGTTTTTTAAGAATGGACGGCGAGTCAATGACACTTATATTCCCGTCTACGATGAACGCTACACGGTCGCATAGTTCATCAGCCACCATCATATCGTGAGTGGTTATGAAAACAGTCGTACCATGACTGCGAAGTTCCAGCACCAGATCTTTGACCTTACGTGCATTCACAGGATCAAGACCGCTTGTAGGCTCGTCTAAAAAAAGTATCTTCGGTTTGTGAATAAGACTACGTGCAACATTCAGGCGAACTTTCATACCCTTGCTGAAGTCGGAGACTTTTTTATTGGCATCCTCTTTGAGTCCTACCCATTCCAGCACTTCCATTGAATCTGATGTTTCTCCCTCGTAAAGCGAGCGGAAATACTCCAGATTCTCCAGTGCTGTGAGCTTAAGATAGTGGTTCGGTAGCTCAAATGAGACACCTACATGTTCGTAATAATCCTGTCCCCATTCACTAACCTCCCGTCCCATTACCTCAATGCTGCCCTTGTATTCCTTCAGCAATCCGATGATTATGTTCTGTGTGGTGGATTTGCCAGCCCCTGAAGGACCCAGGAAACCAAATATCTCTCCTCTGGCAATTTCAAAATCCAGACCATGCAGTGTTTCATCCTCCGAATCTGGGTAGGTATAAGTTAGGTTCTTAACAGAAATCATTTTGGACTGCTCCTCTTGAATAGGCAAACGTTACAGACCGACGGTCGGTCTGTTGATTAGAAATAATTAACTTTTTGTATTTATGGTTTTGCATGAAAATATCAAACATAACCGAATTTACTGAGGACTTTAAAAATTGCAATAGCTAGGACTATCGCATCCCCAATAGCCAAATCATTTTTAAAATGCTTATAAACAATAAAGTCCATAAAGAAGTAGCCATGTCATGCGAACAGACGATACACGGTAAAATAATATACGGGCCTGAAGCAGAGGTCATCGAAGGTTATATCGTAATAGAGGATGGCATCGTCAAGGAAGTTCACGAAAAAAAGAATGATTCCGGAAATATCATTGCGCCCTGTTTTGTTAACGCTCATACTCACATTGGAGATTCGGTCTGTAAAGACCCTGTGCTTGGAAATTTGCATGGACATTATGTCGAAAGAGACCTTAGCCAGCTGGTTCAACCACCACACGGACTGAAACACCGGATATTAAATACGACACCACACTGGAAAATTGTGGATGCAATGATGAACTCCATCCAGGACATGAACGACACCGGCACATATGCATTTGCGGATTTCAGGGAAAGTGGCACAAAAGGAGTGCTTGCACTAAAAGAAGCACTGGAATCATCAGACGTAC
Encoded proteins:
- a CDS encoding ABC transporter permease codes for the protein MNRLFSAVRTDVTVQLRNNLYTIGIIAGILVAVAISQVAGPDQLQSIVPALMLMVAGGSTLLYVAGMIIFEKDEGTLNAIIVSPLRTSEYLLSKVITLTALATLESFVMIGGTMLIMSFQDSVSFPNIPLLLIGIIAIGVIYTLIGIILIVRFDRITDFLIPMSVVAVLLQLPFLYFLGWIVHPLFLIIPTSAPAMLMLGAYVQLTSWQWTYATVYTGIQIAVLSVWASRAFKTHIILKVN
- a CDS encoding ABC transporter ATP-binding protein — encoded protein: MISVKNLTYTYPDSEDETLHGLDFEIARGEIFGFLGPSGAGKSTTQNIIIGLLKEYKGSIEVMGREVSEWGQDYYEHVGVSFELPNHYLKLTALENLEYFRSLYEGETSDSMEVLEWVGLKEDANKKVSDFSKGMKVRLNVARSLIHKPKILFLDEPTSGLDPVNARKVKDLVLELRSHGTTVFITTHDMMVADELCDRVAFIVDGNISVIDSPSILKKQYGKRNVRVEYFDGLATQKIQCKEFPLDGLGDNNEFANLLKSAGHVESIHTQETTLENIFIEVTGKELHT
- a CDS encoding TetR/AcrR family transcriptional regulator; this translates as MELKDRIINSAHELFSEKGYDKTTVADIIKKADSSKGGFYHHFRSKDEVLEAITLGYMQELLEYYDEILLSDSSVIDAINDVFIKITRYKVDQVEEWPKMTKLYSFSGNHIIIKKIADDFEKVTTKLYEQLILKGNEGEVFEVQYPKILAGLWTRELMQVLDRSRACIFSDEVTVLEEYEELLDFSEKLFNDTLGLKNNEIRIKDPALDYVRSVRKQL